One window of the Leptospira koniambonensis genome contains the following:
- a CDS encoding metalloenzyme, whose protein sequence is MIFYVFIDGIGFGENNPDKNPFSKYAKGIFLPLGGKSIPDDSPSRLKELTYLKTDASMGIKGLPQSATGQTSLWTGINACQVLNRHMSGFPTFTLKRIIAKYSIIRILEENGFKADLLNCYTPGFAEHIKKHPRHVSASTLIQMAADKPLKDMDDLRDGKGLYMDISRDFLRKFGKDFIDKDDPVLEIQDPYKTGKDIIPAMKGHTLCIYEYFITDKVGHKMNWKGAEKCISDLEDFLLGVLDAMDPEQDQLILTSDHGNLEDLTVDVHTVNPVPTILYGKYTEQMKDKIHALKDIPHAIYDCLGVQIQMSEQEFVQTSTN, encoded by the coding sequence ATGATATTTTATGTGTTTATAGACGGGATAGGCTTTGGGGAAAACAATCCGGATAAAAATCCGTTCTCCAAATACGCAAAAGGGATTTTTCTACCCCTGGGCGGTAAATCCATCCCGGATGATTCTCCTTCCAGATTAAAGGAACTCACCTATCTTAAAACGGATGCGAGTATGGGGATTAAAGGACTTCCCCAAAGCGCAACAGGACAAACTTCCCTTTGGACTGGGATCAATGCCTGTCAAGTTCTGAACCGTCATATGAGTGGATTTCCTACATTCACATTAAAACGTATCATCGCGAAATATTCTATCATTCGTATTTTAGAAGAGAACGGATTTAAAGCCGATTTGCTGAACTGTTATACTCCAGGATTTGCTGAGCATATAAAAAAACATCCTAGGCATGTATCAGCATCTACCCTTATCCAAATGGCAGCGGATAAACCATTAAAAGATATGGATGATCTGAGAGATGGCAAGGGTCTTTATATGGATATCAGCCGTGATTTTCTCAGAAAGTTTGGAAAAGATTTTATAGATAAAGACGATCCAGTTTTAGAGATCCAAGATCCGTACAAAACTGGAAAAGATATTATTCCCGCAATGAAAGGTCATACCTTATGCATCTACGAATACTTTATCACGGATAAAGTAGGTCATAAGATGAATTGGAAAGGTGCTGAAAAATGTATCTCTGACTTGGAGGACTTTTTACTAGGAGTTTTGGATGCAATGGATCCAGAACAAGACCAACTCATTCTAACTTCCGATCATGGAAATCTAGAAGATCTTACTGTGGATGTGCATACTGTAAATCCAGTGCCAACCATTCTATATGGTAAATACACAGAACAGATGAAGGATAAGATCCACGCTTTGAAAGATATCCCTCATGCAATCTATGATTGTTTAGGGGTACAGATCCAAATGTCTGAACAGGAATTCGTTCAGACATCTACGAATTAA
- a CDS encoding LIC10301 family lipoprotein: MKKILFSLAVLSLLIGCQAPLQERILGIWERTSVCAADGQCKNPEPGKAPKLSIFRPGLAIYENPEDPENQRKIEYEFYEKETKSREPELIFRFLNLGFDIRYIVKKADKETLELLNPDLNNTEVYKKLGPAPE, encoded by the coding sequence ATGAAAAAAATTCTTTTTTCCTTAGCGGTCTTATCCTTACTCATTGGTTGCCAAGCTCCTCTTCAGGAGAGAATCTTAGGTATATGGGAAAGAACTTCCGTTTGTGCAGCAGACGGGCAGTGCAAAAATCCAGAGCCAGGAAAGGCTCCTAAACTTTCTATCTTCAGACCTGGGCTTGCGATCTACGAAAATCCGGAAGATCCTGAAAACCAACGCAAGATTGAATATGAGTTTTACGAAAAAGAAACCAAGTCCAGAGAGCCTGAGCTTATATTTAGATTTTTGAATCTAGGATTTGATATTCGTTATATCGTGAAAAAAGCGGATAAAGAAACTCTAGAACTATTGAATCCAGACCTGAACAATACAGAAGTTTATAAAAAATTAGGTCCTGCTCCCGAATGA
- a CDS encoding DUF4345 family protein has protein sequence MQTHSLSDQTGSLIYWITKIFLALNLAVYAGFTVAFLFFPIPLANAIGYTIHSSAALADFRAMYSGLCFGVGLIVYYGLVKQEFKTQAILLSVTSAAGLFVARLYTLFLDGPGNEYIYMSMATEIVSVFLGAWLLRKN, from the coding sequence ATGCAAACTCATTCACTTTCAGATCAAACTGGTTCACTTATATATTGGATCACTAAAATTTTTCTGGCTTTAAACTTGGCAGTGTATGCCGGATTTACTGTGGCCTTCCTTTTCTTTCCGATCCCTTTGGCAAATGCGATTGGTTATACAATCCACTCAAGTGCGGCGCTCGCTGACTTCAGGGCAATGTATTCAGGTCTATGTTTCGGAGTTGGACTTATTGTATATTACGGTTTAGTAAAACAAGAGTTCAAAACCCAAGCAATCCTTCTTTCGGTTACAAGTGCGGCAGGATTGTTTGTAGCAAGACTATACACCCTGTTCTTGGACGGGCCAGGAAATGAATATATTTATATGAGCATGGCTACTGAAATTGTTTCCGTATTCTTAGGTGCTTGGCTTTTAAGAAAAAACTAA
- a CDS encoding STAS domain-containing protein: MGENSEIIEIKPELTALFNDYYAFRNQLMDAIAKKPVKIVLDLGKIPVMNSISISSLVWFCKNAKLEGIEIDIREIHPDLMKTFEVLKIDEYFQRI; encoded by the coding sequence ATGGGTGAAAATTCGGAGATTATCGAGATCAAGCCGGAGCTGACTGCCCTTTTTAACGACTATTACGCATTTCGAAACCAGTTGATGGACGCAATCGCTAAAAAACCGGTTAAAATCGTCCTGGATCTGGGGAAAATTCCTGTGATGAATTCTATTTCCATCAGTTCCCTGGTTTGGTTTTGTAAAAACGCTAAGTTAGAAGGGATAGAGATCGATATAAGAGAGATACATCCTGATCTAATGAAAACTTTCGAAGTTCTCAAGATAGACGAATACTTTCAGCGAATCTAA
- the flgC gene encoding flagellar basal body rod protein FlgC, translating into MGLFSAVNISATGLSAQRLRMDVIGNNIANATTTRNTNGDGPFRRDRVILTPVNLRTKWKSPVYPFGLSPGEGKGVKVMKIEKDMSPLRLTYDPTHPDAIQIGPKKGYVEMPNVNIVTEMTDMISASRSYEANVQMINGSKAMFNKALEIGRA; encoded by the coding sequence ATGGGACTATTTAGCGCAGTTAATATCTCCGCCACTGGACTTTCCGCTCAAAGACTCCGTATGGATGTGATCGGAAACAATATCGCGAACGCAACTACTACCAGAAATACAAATGGAGATGGTCCTTTCCGCAGGGATAGAGTGATCCTTACCCCTGTAAATCTTAGAACCAAATGGAAAAGCCCAGTTTATCCTTTTGGTCTTTCTCCTGGAGAAGGTAAAGGTGTGAAAGTAATGAAAATTGAAAAGGATATGAGTCCTTTACGATTAACTTATGATCCAACCCACCCTGACGCAATCCAGATCGGACCTAAAAAAGGCTATGTAGAAATGCCGAACGTAAATATAGTCACCGAAATGACAGACATGATCTCTGCTTCCAGATCCTACGAAGCAAACGTCCAGATGATCAATGGATCCAAGGCAATGTTTAACAAAGCCTTAGAGATCGGAAGAGCTTAA
- the flgB gene encoding flagellar basal body rod protein FlgB, which produces MFQKTHFMKTQDLLEKGMNAASMKRKVLADNIANADVPHFKRSEVLFESMIKRALESEKIEASKAIPTRIEDERHISFFTPLDYKSVKPKANIDYLTTVRADGNNVDPEKEVMEASNSQMQYMMMVERMNANFRDLKNVMRLA; this is translated from the coding sequence ATGTTCCAAAAAACACATTTCATGAAGACTCAGGACTTATTAGAGAAGGGAATGAACGCCGCCTCTATGAAAAGAAAAGTCCTCGCAGACAATATCGCAAATGCGGATGTTCCCCATTTTAAAAGAAGTGAAGTACTTTTCGAATCCATGATCAAAAGAGCATTAGAATCGGAAAAGATAGAAGCTTCTAAAGCGATCCCGACCAGGATCGAAGACGAACGTCATATTTCCTTTTTTACTCCATTAGATTATAAATCTGTAAAGCCTAAGGCAAACATAGATTATCTGACTACAGTCAGAGCAGACGGAAATAACGTAGATCCTGAGAAAGAAGTAATGGAAGCTTCCAACTCTCAAATGCAATACATGATGATGGTCGAAAGAATGAATGCGAACTTCCGCGATTTGAAGAACGTAATGAGGTTGGCTTAA
- the serC gene encoding 3-phosphoserine/phosphohydroxythreonine transaminase — MSKFERRIYNFCAGPAMLPSPVMEKAASEFLNYRGSGMSIMEDSHRGKLFEEVLDTSLSLLRELLSVPENYEIMFLSGGASLHFSALPLNLLKDGESADFAVTGIWAKKAMEEALRFNPVKKIYDGEDHKYTESPELNDSMVNPGAAYVYITSNNTLLGTRYVTIPNITKAPLIADMTSEILSRKIDVSKFGAIFAGAQKNIGPSGLSVLIIRKDLLGRSGRTVPILLDYALTAKNKSMYNTPPTYSIYMAKLVFEWLKDLGGVEKIEKINEEKAKILYDYLETTSFYNAPVKPNSRSVMNVVFTIHDKNLESKFLAGAEEKGLHGLEGHRLVGGLRASIYNSMPKEGVIALVEYMKEFEKKA, encoded by the coding sequence ATGAGCAAATTTGAGCGCCGAATCTATAATTTTTGCGCAGGTCCTGCGATGTTACCTAGTCCAGTCATGGAGAAGGCTGCTTCCGAGTTTCTGAACTACCGCGGGTCCGGTATGTCCATCATGGAAGATAGCCATAGGGGAAAACTTTTTGAAGAAGTCCTCGATACTTCCCTTTCCTTGCTCAGAGAATTATTATCTGTTCCGGAAAATTACGAAATTATGTTTCTTTCCGGAGGAGCTAGCCTCCACTTCTCCGCCCTGCCCTTAAATCTTCTGAAAGATGGAGAGTCTGCTGACTTTGCGGTCACAGGTATCTGGGCTAAGAAGGCCATGGAAGAAGCACTTAGATTCAATCCTGTCAAAAAGATTTACGACGGAGAAGATCATAAGTATACAGAGTCTCCTGAACTAAATGACTCCATGGTAAATCCTGGAGCGGCATACGTATATATCACTTCTAATAATACTTTATTAGGAACTCGTTATGTAACTATTCCGAATATCACCAAGGCTCCTCTAATCGCGGACATGACTTCTGAAATTCTTTCTAGAAAGATAGATGTAAGTAAATTCGGTGCGATCTTTGCGGGAGCACAAAAGAATATCGGGCCTTCTGGCTTAAGCGTTCTGATCATTCGTAAGGATTTACTTGGACGTTCGGGCAGAACTGTTCCTATATTGCTGGATTATGCTTTAACTGCAAAAAATAAATCCATGTATAATACTCCTCCTACATATTCTATATACATGGCTAAACTTGTATTTGAATGGTTAAAGGATCTGGGTGGCGTGGAGAAGATCGAAAAGATCAATGAAGAGAAAGCCAAAATTCTTTATGATTATTTGGAAACTACTTCCTTCTATAATGCTCCAGTAAAACCGAATTCAAGATCTGTAATGAATGTTGTTTTCACTATTCATGATAAAAATTTAGAATCTAAGTTTTTAGCAGGAGCAGAAGAAAAAGGACTTCATGGGTTAGAAGGTCACAGACTTGTAGGTGGACTAAGAGCTTCTATCTATAATTCTATGCCTAAAGAAGGTGTAATTGCCTTGGTAGAATATATGAAGGAATTCGAGAAGAAGGCTTAA
- a CDS encoding helix-turn-helix domain-containing protein, which translates to MPELLGWFSDGMILFGGFLSFLLAIGEFPSDRKHKFQVYLSLTLVSLGFMQLSGSLVLNPNAGQDLNLKLWNLPLLYLPPAFAFLALLAFLEEDFRYKFVHSLFFLPFLLCLGVILFFRLGEYAGSPDSNQIYWNIQDPISGTGFLYLGAGIFSFSFVFPIFKILPQISELKFKILFGIFALDCLIVSVFGMIGLIYNPIFLKLALLTVTLAVSLVYYIRRKYFDFPEAVRSDLAKVKYSRTRLEGLKLDSILEKLNFLFESEKIHRREDLSLAELAKELSLTTHQFSELINNRMGKGYFSLINHHRIEDAKQLLSETDKTVLEIAMTVGFNNRSSFNEAFLKLTQKTPISYRKMCKPL; encoded by the coding sequence ATGCCTGAGTTATTGGGATGGTTTTCAGACGGGATGATCCTCTTCGGAGGATTTCTTTCTTTTTTACTCGCAATCGGAGAATTTCCTTCCGACAGAAAACATAAATTCCAAGTTTACCTCTCTCTTACTCTAGTCTCTTTAGGATTTATGCAACTTTCCGGTTCTTTGGTTTTAAATCCAAATGCTGGTCAGGATCTAAACCTAAAACTCTGGAATCTTCCTCTTTTATATCTTCCACCTGCTTTTGCTTTTTTAGCTCTTCTCGCCTTTTTGGAAGAAGATTTCAGATATAAGTTTGTACATTCTCTCTTCTTTCTTCCATTCTTACTTTGTTTGGGAGTTATTTTATTTTTCAGATTAGGAGAATACGCCGGATCTCCAGATTCTAACCAGATTTATTGGAATATCCAAGATCCGATTTCTGGAACTGGGTTCTTATACTTAGGAGCTGGGATTTTTTCTTTCAGTTTTGTTTTTCCGATCTTTAAGATACTTCCTCAGATCTCTGAACTGAAATTTAAGATCTTATTCGGTATATTTGCGTTAGATTGTTTGATCGTTTCTGTTTTTGGAATGATCGGGCTGATATACAATCCTATCTTTCTAAAACTTGCACTTTTAACTGTGACACTTGCAGTCTCACTTGTATATTATATCCGCAGGAAATATTTCGATTTTCCGGAAGCCGTTCGTTCCGATTTAGCAAAGGTAAAATATTCTAGGACCAGGTTAGAAGGCCTGAAACTTGATTCTATATTAGAAAAATTAAACTTTCTATTCGAATCAGAAAAAATCCATCGCAGAGAAGATCTGTCCTTAGCAGAACTTGCAAAAGAATTATCCCTAACCACTCATCAATTTTCAGAACTGATCAATAATAGAATGGGAAAAGGATATTTTTCTCTGATCAACCACCATAGGATAGAAGATGCAAAACAACTTCTGTCCGAAACGGATAAAACTGTTTTGGAAATCGCAATGACAGTGGGTTTTAATAATCGTTCTTCTTTTAATGAGGCTTTTTTGAAACTTACTCAAAAAACTCCGATTTCTTACAGAAAAATGTGTAAGCCTTTATAA
- a CDS encoding P83/100 family protein, which produces MSRIRLAVFLIFFGSFSFPIFAQEGPKLGEKEVRSSGKVNFVNRSAARADEETKGSNARTGAGLSEALKKDPKSAASADGITALRILPDEKEKKFGADLISIGKDADYGHINSIQRILSGYVKANFGYSEANSDTLATYILYYNAIHRKGADYVKRKYNTEVVKNSQNDKIGIGRRYTEWPGKTQIIIPIVTNILSDDGKDLDTDELEKEVNRDLDKKKEGQDDKKKMNDLQNEKAEEEKRKLKDKQEENRKKQDDASSKERNAEREIQELNKDPVKNKQKITQKQEERKQAQQEQQKAKKEEQQLKEKEKEIAKKEESRKSDSKSSSSSSDSKSSSSGDSKKSEAKSDDNKSKEEIKQELKETKKELETVKEEQKKKEDFDKNVVGGKILFLKTLKYTSDGHYSNELHALDPAKDDTIFKGDFNKICGRTFEVVDGKALVVGYESDHSAAHKLILIDQETLKPAVWSGDSVFWRTPMIVKGEEIYAFEERNGKYYLSRYDKGLKKTAGTEEEISPNSNVTFFGEKIYVTGKEEGSGKTEIAVFSKADLKLIKKIKP; this is translated from the coding sequence ATGTCACGGATTCGACTGGCCGTATTTCTAATCTTCTTCGGAAGTTTTAGCTTTCCGATCTTTGCCCAAGAGGGGCCTAAACTTGGAGAAAAGGAAGTTCGTTCTTCTGGAAAAGTGAACTTCGTCAATAGGTCTGCTGCAAGAGCAGATGAAGAAACAAAAGGAAGTAATGCAAGAACCGGTGCTGGGTTATCCGAAGCATTAAAAAAAGATCCAAAATCAGCAGCTTCTGCAGATGGGATCACTGCGCTCCGTATTCTTCCAGATGAAAAAGAGAAAAAGTTCGGAGCAGATCTGATCAGCATTGGTAAAGATGCAGATTACGGACATATTAACTCAATCCAAAGGATACTTTCCGGATATGTGAAAGCTAACTTCGGATATTCAGAAGCAAACTCAGATACATTAGCAACTTATATACTTTATTATAATGCGATCCATCGTAAGGGCGCAGATTATGTTAAACGTAAATACAATACCGAAGTTGTAAAAAATTCACAAAACGATAAGATCGGTATCGGCAGACGTTATACGGAATGGCCTGGAAAAACTCAGATCATTATCCCTATCGTAACCAATATTCTTTCAGATGATGGAAAAGATCTGGATACTGACGAGCTTGAAAAAGAAGTCAATAGAGATCTTGATAAAAAGAAAGAAGGTCAAGACGATAAGAAAAAAATGAACGACCTTCAAAACGAGAAGGCAGAAGAAGAAAAACGTAAACTTAAAGATAAACAAGAAGAGAATAGAAAAAAACAAGATGATGCTTCCAGCAAAGAAAGGAATGCAGAAAGAGAGATCCAGGAACTAAACAAGGATCCTGTCAAGAATAAACAAAAGATCACTCAAAAACAAGAGGAACGTAAACAGGCCCAACAAGAACAACAAAAGGCCAAAAAAGAAGAGCAACAACTAAAGGAAAAAGAGAAGGAGATCGCTAAAAAAGAAGAATCTCGTAAATCGGATTCTAAATCTTCCTCATCCTCTTCTGATTCCAAAAGTTCTTCTTCCGGAGACTCTAAAAAGTCCGAAGCTAAGTCCGACGACAATAAGTCCAAGGAAGAGATCAAACAAGAGTTGAAGGAAACTAAAAAAGAGTTAGAAACAGTTAAAGAAGAACAGAAGAAAAAAGAAGACTTCGACAAGAACGTTGTCGGAGGTAAAATTCTGTTCCTCAAAACTTTAAAATACACTTCAGACGGACATTATAGCAACGAACTTCACGCGTTAGATCCTGCTAAAGATGATACAATCTTCAAAGGTGATTTTAACAAGATTTGCGGACGCACATTCGAAGTAGTGGATGGAAAAGCTCTCGTAGTAGGTTACGAGTCTGATCACTCTGCTGCACACAAACTTATACTGATCGATCAAGAAACTTTAAAACCTGCTGTTTGGTCTGGTGATTCAGTATTCTGGCGAACTCCAATGATCGTCAAAGGAGAAGAGATCTACGCCTTTGAAGAAAGAAACGGAAAATATTATTTAAGCCGTTACGACAAAGGTTTAAAGAAAACTGCTGGAACTGAAGAAGAGATCAGCCCGAACTCAAACGTAACTTTCTTCGGCGAAAAAATTTACGTTACAGGTAAGGAAGAAGGTTCCGGAAAAACGGAAATCGCTGTGTTCAGCAAAGCCGATCTGAAATTGATCAAAAAGATCAAACCTTAA
- the fliE gene encoding flagellar hook-basal body complex protein FliE, translated as MNVDFNSKLWYNYNSGYSDSRFPLSPKGDKVSVKIDDQRHYGDVKEPVAPDYVAESFSEAMRNAFKSVNDLQVEADELTQKMVYDPNSVDAHEVMVASEKARVALTFTKTLADGVVRAYRDLTSMR; from the coding sequence ATGAACGTAGATTTTAATTCCAAACTTTGGTACAATTATAACTCAGGTTATTCAGATTCTCGTTTTCCACTTTCTCCTAAAGGTGATAAAGTGTCCGTAAAGATAGATGACCAACGTCATTACGGCGATGTAAAAGAGCCGGTAGCTCCTGACTATGTTGCTGAAAGTTTTTCAGAAGCAATGAGAAACGCATTCAAATCTGTAAACGACCTACAGGTAGAAGCAGACGAACTTACTCAAAAAATGGTATATGATCCAAATAGTGTAGATGCTCACGAAGTAATGGTCGCTTCTGAAAAAGCAAGAGTGGCACTCACATTCACTAAAACTTTAGCTGATGGAGTTGTAAGAGCTTATAGAGATCTTACTTCCATGAGATAA
- the rpiB gene encoding ribose 5-phosphate isomerase B: MKKIGIASDHGGFELKEYLRKELADSIEILDFGTKDESSVDYPLIIAEACKKVLSKEVDGLIALCGTGIGASIAANRHKGIRAALCHDEFTAELSRRHNNANVLVLGGRVLGKELAIRIAQKWLNTSFEAGRHERRVGQLDTIV, translated from the coding sequence ATGAAAAAAATTGGCATCGCTTCCGATCACGGTGGATTCGAACTTAAAGAATACCTTCGCAAAGAATTAGCTGACTCAATTGAGATCCTTGACTTCGGCACAAAGGATGAATCCTCTGTGGATTACCCTTTGATTATCGCTGAGGCCTGCAAAAAAGTTCTATCTAAAGAAGTGGATGGACTGATCGCACTTTGCGGAACAGGTATCGGAGCTTCGATCGCTGCAAATCGCCATAAAGGTATTAGAGCTGCTCTATGCCATGACGAATTCACTGCAGAATTGTCCCGTCGTCATAACAATGCAAATGTGTTGGTATTAGGCGGAAGAGTTTTAGGTAAAGAACTTGCGATCCGCATCGCTCAGAAATGGCTGAATACTTCTTTCGAAGCAGGACGTCATGAAAGAAGAGTGGGTCAGTTAGACACCATCGTTTAA
- a CDS encoding tetratricopeptide repeat protein has protein sequence MRAFCCIILFCASLSSSYSQEENRREWNKAAKQKVLLLHQSGKEAESLPFLEEYVKKNPNELIYKLYLARALFWRADLELPGHSEDVFSRMEKVRRIRDNYLRAASLFEENVGYLVKVSPRDPDLGKWTFLWAMSEWYAGREDRAIQLFKKSFKHDFRLNQANYNIAAIYENLGQILDSQIYYGTYLKNEKELKEEE, from the coding sequence ATGCGCGCCTTTTGTTGTATCATTTTATTTTGTGCAAGTTTATCTTCTTCTTATTCCCAAGAAGAAAATAGAAGAGAATGGAATAAGGCTGCAAAACAAAAAGTTTTACTTCTTCACCAGAGTGGAAAAGAAGCAGAGAGTCTTCCTTTCTTGGAAGAATACGTCAAAAAAAATCCGAACGAGTTGATCTATAAACTCTATCTGGCTCGGGCTCTTTTTTGGAGAGCAGACTTGGAACTTCCTGGTCATTCAGAAGATGTGTTTTCTAGAATGGAGAAGGTCCGAAGGATCCGGGACAATTACCTCCGAGCAGCGAGTCTTTTCGAAGAGAATGTTGGATATTTAGTAAAGGTAAGTCCACGAGATCCTGATTTGGGAAAATGGACCTTTTTATGGGCAATGTCAGAATGGTATGCTGGTAGGGAAGACCGGGCAATTCAGCTATTTAAGAAGTCGTTTAAACATGATTTTCGTTTGAATCAGGCAAATTATAATATAGCTGCCATTTACGAAAACCTGGGACAAATACTAGATTCTCAAATTTATTACGGAACCTACTTGAAAAACGAAAAGGAACTGAAAGAAGAGGAGTAA